A stretch of DNA from Hirundo rustica isolate bHirRus1 chromosome 1, bHirRus1.pri.v3, whole genome shotgun sequence:
GAACTACTACTCAGGATGTTCAAATATGTtggttaaaatgtttttaagtgaCAAGATTTTGAGCCCTAAGGAATGCTTATAAATAAATGACATATTTATCACTATAcgtctgtttcttttcttccagactGCTGCAAGTTAGTGACCATGCCAACCTCCTCCACCCAACTTCCAGCCCTTGACTCTATCAATTCCACTGAGCAACCTAACTCCAATATCAACTTTTTCTCCAAGTTCATCCACTCAGATGAACAACTGTTCAGAGATTTTTATAGCCTGTGGATTGTCCTGATGGTAGTCAATGCCATCATTTTCCTGGTGGGTGTTGTACTGAACAGCTTGGCGCTCTATGTCTTCTGCTTCCGTACCAAGACAAAAACCACCTCTGTTATTTACACCATCAACTTGATCGTAACTGATCTCCTGGTgggcttttcctttcctgtccgGATCATCATGTTCTACAGTGCAGGGGATTGCAAGATTTGTCCCTTGGTCCACATCTTTGCCTACTTTGTCAACATGTACTGCAGCATCCTCTTCTTGACATGTATCTGCGTTGATCGTTATCTGGCAATAGTGCAGGTAGAAGCCTCACGTAAATGGAGGAATCCCACCTGTGCCAAGGGGATCTGCATCTTCATTTGGATCTTTGCCACTGTGGTGACTTTTTCCATCCTGGCCATGGCAATTAGGTTTGCCAAGTGCTGCCTCTCCAAGATCCTGGTCCTGATGGTCTGCGAGTACTTCTTCCCCCTCATCATAATCATCTTCTTCACCACCAGGATTATGTGTGCTCTGTCCAAACCCAGCCTCATGCACCAGAGTCGGGAGAGGAGAATGAGGGCTGTGCAGCTCCTTATCACCGTCCTCATCATCTTCATGATCTGCTTCACTCCTTTCCACGTACTACAGGTTGCAATCTCCATCAACCCAGACATGCCCCACAACATCAGCCTCCTTGTCTACCACGTGACAGTGACTCTGAGTAGCCTCAATAGCTGCATGGACCCCATTGTCTATTGCTTTGTCACCAATAACTTCCAGTCAACCATGAAAAACATCTTCAGGAAAGCCGAGCCAGAGCAAACTAATGCAGACACCCTGGGTATGAACAAGAACTCCAAGGGTTCCAATGCAATCATCGCCTTCTCAAACACAATAGGAAGCCCTCTGAGCTTGCCATCACCAAGCAGTGTCCAGATATAACCCACATCTGGTGAGACACATTGCAGTAAGCCAGTACCATGAGGCTGGAATATTGATAGGATGCACAATACTATAGTTTTTGAACTCTGTGTTTTAGACTGAGATTCGGACTGACAGTGGTGGAATTTATTCCTCAAGAACATTGTGGTCTGTTTGGAAATGGAACCTACAATGCTGTTAGTACCATACAAAATAGAGTCTATTAATTACTGTTCC
This window harbors:
- the GPR20 gene encoding G-protein coupled receptor 20; this translates as MPTSSTQLPALDSINSTEQPNSNINFFSKFIHSDEQLFRDFYSLWIVLMVVNAIIFLVGVVLNSLALYVFCFRTKTKTTSVIYTINLIVTDLLVGFSFPVRIIMFYSAGDCKICPLVHIFAYFVNMYCSILFLTCICVDRYLAIVQVEASRKWRNPTCAKGICIFIWIFATVVTFSILAMAIRFAKCCLSKILVLMVCEYFFPLIIIIFFTTRIMCALSKPSLMHQSRERRMRAVQLLITVLIIFMICFTPFHVLQVAISINPDMPHNISLLVYHVTVTLSSLNSCMDPIVYCFVTNNFQSTMKNIFRKAEPEQTNADTLGMNKNSKGSNAIIAFSNTIGSPLSLPSPSSVQI